A genomic window from Quercus lobata isolate SW786 chromosome 10, ValleyOak3.0 Primary Assembly, whole genome shotgun sequence includes:
- the LOC115965671 gene encoding zinc finger protein SHOOT GRAVITROPISM 5-like isoform X1 → MLANNSSSSSLPSSEPFSCLENGINNKRKRRPAGTPDPDAEVVSLSPKTLLESDRYVCEICNQGFQRDQNLQMHRRRHKVPWKLLKRENPVVRKRVFVCPEPSCLHHDPCHALGDLVGIKKHFRRKHSNHKQWVCEKCSKGYAVQSDYKAHLKTCGTRGHSCDCGRVFSRVESFIEHQDACSMGRLRPESHTLQPACLSRTASSPSPSSETNFSTGPWPAALVMPKQKPTETTFLNPTTITAGDNSSKNTSYHNLELQLSTTSNPIDVSASPKTEEANHSTQLQLSIGSSEFGEKNESNLSNIRNSPKEGTVTSDKAGVVASRLKEQARDQLRLARAEKSYAEEARQQAKRQIELAEQEFANAKRIRQQAQAELDKAQTLKDHAVKQINSTILQITCHACKQQFQARTAVVPPPDENSLVLSYMSSAITTEGEVENENGTVKP, encoded by the exons ATGTTAGCCAATAACTCTTCCTCCTCTTCACTTCCTTCTTCTGAGCCATTTTCTTGCTTAGAAAACGGTATTAACAACAAGAGGAAACGAAGGCCAGCAGGAACTCCAG ATCCAGATGCAGAAGTGGTTTCTCTCTCACCAAAAACACTATTGGAATCGGATCGTTATGTGTGCGAGATCTGCAACCAGGGATTTCAGAGAGACCAGAACCTTCAGATGCATCGTCGAAGGCACAAGGTGCCATGGAAGTTGCTAAAGAGAGAGAATCCAGTGGTGAGAAAACGCGTTTTCGTGTGCCCAGAACCAAGCTGCTTGCACCATGATCCTTGCCACGCTCTGGGTGATCTTGTTGGGATAAAGAAGCATTTCAGAAGGAAGCACAGTAATCACAAACAATGGGTTTGTGAGAAATGTTCCAAAGGTTATGCAGTTCAATCTGATTATAAAGCCCATCTCAAAACCTGTGGCACCAGGGGCCATTCATGTGATTGTGGCCGTGTGTTTTCAAG GGTAGAGAGTTTCATTGAACACCAAGATGCTTGTAGTATGGGCCGTCTCAGGCCGGAATCACATACACTACAACCAGCATGTTTGTCTCGAACGGCTTCAAGTCCTAGCCCATCTAGCGAGACCAATTTCAGCACAGGTCCTTGGCCAGCTGCTTTAGTAAtgccaaaacaaaaaccaacagAAACCACGTTCTTGAACCCTACTACTATTACTGCAGGAGATAATTCATCCAAAAACACAAGCTACCACAACTTGGAGCTTCAGCTCTCAACCACATCAAATCCCATTGATGTTTCGGCTTCCCCAAAGACAGAAGAGGCCAATCATTCTACACAACTTCAACTCTCAATTGGGTCATCagaatttggagagaaaaatgaaTCAAACTTGAGTAATATTAGAAACTCACCCAAGGAGGGCACCGTTACTAGTGACAAAGCTGGGGTGGTTGCGTCAAGGCTCAAAGAACAAGCGCGAGATCAGTTAAGGCTAGCCAGGGCAGAAAAGTCTTATGCTGAAGAGGCTAGACAACAAGCAAAGCGGCAGATTGAATTAGCAGAGCAGGAATTTGCAAATGCAAAGAGAATCAGGCAACAAGCGCAGGCTGAATTAGACAAGGCTCAGACTCTGAAAGACCATGCAGTGAAGCAAATCAATTCCACTATTCTTCAAATAACTTGTCATGCTTGCAAACAACAATTTCAAGCAAGAACAGCGGTGGTCCCTCCTCCTGATGAGAACTCTCTAGTATTGAGTTATATGTCCTCAGCCATAACAACAGAAGGTGAAGTAGAAAACGAAAATGGAACTGTTAAGCCATAG
- the LOC115965671 gene encoding zinc finger protein SHOOT GRAVITROPISM 5-like isoform X2 — MLANNSSSSSLPSSEPFSCLENGINNKRKRRPAGTPDAEVVSLSPKTLLESDRYVCEICNQGFQRDQNLQMHRRRHKVPWKLLKRENPVVRKRVFVCPEPSCLHHDPCHALGDLVGIKKHFRRKHSNHKQWVCEKCSKGYAVQSDYKAHLKTCGTRGHSCDCGRVFSRVESFIEHQDACSMGRLRPESHTLQPACLSRTASSPSPSSETNFSTGPWPAALVMPKQKPTETTFLNPTTITAGDNSSKNTSYHNLELQLSTTSNPIDVSASPKTEEANHSTQLQLSIGSSEFGEKNESNLSNIRNSPKEGTVTSDKAGVVASRLKEQARDQLRLARAEKSYAEEARQQAKRQIELAEQEFANAKRIRQQAQAELDKAQTLKDHAVKQINSTILQITCHACKQQFQARTAVVPPPDENSLVLSYMSSAITTEGEVENENGTVKP; from the exons ATGTTAGCCAATAACTCTTCCTCCTCTTCACTTCCTTCTTCTGAGCCATTTTCTTGCTTAGAAAACGGTATTAACAACAAGAGGAAACGAAGGCCAGCAGGAACTCCAG ATGCAGAAGTGGTTTCTCTCTCACCAAAAACACTATTGGAATCGGATCGTTATGTGTGCGAGATCTGCAACCAGGGATTTCAGAGAGACCAGAACCTTCAGATGCATCGTCGAAGGCACAAGGTGCCATGGAAGTTGCTAAAGAGAGAGAATCCAGTGGTGAGAAAACGCGTTTTCGTGTGCCCAGAACCAAGCTGCTTGCACCATGATCCTTGCCACGCTCTGGGTGATCTTGTTGGGATAAAGAAGCATTTCAGAAGGAAGCACAGTAATCACAAACAATGGGTTTGTGAGAAATGTTCCAAAGGTTATGCAGTTCAATCTGATTATAAAGCCCATCTCAAAACCTGTGGCACCAGGGGCCATTCATGTGATTGTGGCCGTGTGTTTTCAAG GGTAGAGAGTTTCATTGAACACCAAGATGCTTGTAGTATGGGCCGTCTCAGGCCGGAATCACATACACTACAACCAGCATGTTTGTCTCGAACGGCTTCAAGTCCTAGCCCATCTAGCGAGACCAATTTCAGCACAGGTCCTTGGCCAGCTGCTTTAGTAAtgccaaaacaaaaaccaacagAAACCACGTTCTTGAACCCTACTACTATTACTGCAGGAGATAATTCATCCAAAAACACAAGCTACCACAACTTGGAGCTTCAGCTCTCAACCACATCAAATCCCATTGATGTTTCGGCTTCCCCAAAGACAGAAGAGGCCAATCATTCTACACAACTTCAACTCTCAATTGGGTCATCagaatttggagagaaaaatgaaTCAAACTTGAGTAATATTAGAAACTCACCCAAGGAGGGCACCGTTACTAGTGACAAAGCTGGGGTGGTTGCGTCAAGGCTCAAAGAACAAGCGCGAGATCAGTTAAGGCTAGCCAGGGCAGAAAAGTCTTATGCTGAAGAGGCTAGACAACAAGCAAAGCGGCAGATTGAATTAGCAGAGCAGGAATTTGCAAATGCAAAGAGAATCAGGCAACAAGCGCAGGCTGAATTAGACAAGGCTCAGACTCTGAAAGACCATGCAGTGAAGCAAATCAATTCCACTATTCTTCAAATAACTTGTCATGCTTGCAAACAACAATTTCAAGCAAGAACAGCGGTGGTCCCTCCTCCTGATGAGAACTCTCTAGTATTGAGTTATATGTCCTCAGCCATAACAACAGAAGGTGAAGTAGAAAACGAAAATGGAACTGTTAAGCCATAG